One genomic window of Streptomyces sp. WP-1 includes the following:
- the lipB gene encoding lipoyl(octanoyl) transferase LipB: MSELRFVRMGFGAEAVDYQEAWDEQRRVHAARFADEIPDTLLLLEHPPVYTAGRRTEDSERPLDGTPVIDVDRGGKITWHGPGQLVGYPIQKLPRPVDVVAHVRRLEEALIRTCAEFGLETTRVEGRSGVWVLGDPVEQRPAIGGLSLDFDPRLADEEFDPRLDGPEYAPSNAGQRREDRKIAQIGIRVAKGVTMHGFSFNVCPDMKWFDRIIPCGIRDAGVASLASELGRDVTVEEVVPVAEKHLREVLENADPRPRPVEKASA; encoded by the coding sequence GTGAGTGAATTGCGGTTCGTCCGTATGGGGTTCGGCGCGGAGGCCGTCGACTACCAGGAGGCATGGGACGAGCAGCGCCGGGTGCACGCCGCCCGGTTCGCCGACGAGATCCCGGACACCCTGCTGCTCCTGGAGCACCCCCCGGTCTACACGGCGGGCCGGCGCACGGAGGACAGCGAGCGCCCGCTGGACGGCACCCCGGTGATCGATGTGGACCGCGGCGGCAAGATCACCTGGCACGGCCCGGGCCAGCTGGTCGGCTACCCGATCCAGAAGCTCCCCCGCCCGGTGGACGTGGTGGCGCACGTACGACGCCTCGAAGAGGCCCTGATCCGCACCTGCGCGGAGTTCGGCCTGGAGACCACCCGCGTCGAGGGGCGCAGCGGCGTGTGGGTGCTGGGCGACCCCGTCGAGCAGCGGCCCGCGATCGGCGGCCTCTCCCTCGACTTCGACCCCCGGCTGGCCGACGAGGAGTTCGACCCGCGGCTCGACGGCCCCGAGTACGCCCCCTCGAACGCCGGCCAGCGCCGCGAGGACCGCAAGATCGCCCAGATCGGCATCCGGGTCGCCAAGGGCGTCACCATGCACGGCTTCTCGTTCAACGTCTGCCCCGACATGAAGTGGTTCGACCGGATCATCCCCTGCGGCATCCGCGACGCGGGCGTGGCCTCCCTGGCGAGCGAGCTGGGCCGGGACGTCACGGTGGAGGAGGTCGTACCGGTGGCCGAGAAGCATCTCCGGGAGGTTTTGGAGAACGCCGACCCGCGGCCCCGGCCGGTCGAGAAGGCGTCGGCCTGA